The Breoghania sp. genome has a segment encoding these proteins:
- a CDS encoding acyl-CoA dehydrogenase gives MYRSPVSEIGFTLKHVAEFDRVAEAYGGDELSDDLVDAILEEAGRFAAEEIAPLNQIADKHGARLENGEVTTPPGWKDAYHAWAEGGWNGLTASPDFGGQGLPTMLWVATYEMWNSASMAFAIGPTLTAGAIEALSAHASEDLQATYMEKLVTGEWMATMNLTEPQAGSDLAALRSRAERNEDGTYSIFGQKIFITYGEHDLTDNIVHLVLARLPDAPAGTRGISLFLVPKFLLNADGSLGERNDVACASVEHKLGIHGSPTCTMVYGDNGGAKGWIVGQENKGLACMFTMMNNARLAVGVQGLGVAEAALQRAVAYALDRRQGKASGWTGEGMAPIAMHPDVRRNLMTMRALTGVARALCYRCAAAIDMAHQSEGDDKKRWSERAALLTPIAKAMPTDIGVDVASLGVQIHGGMGYVEETGAAQLLRDARIAPIYEGTNGIQSIDLVMRKLPLSEGNEVRGFIEELRAIVKEAGAQNVDGFADMAAKVASSLDDLSTATDWLLEVLKEGRHDEALAGATPYLRLFGLASGGAFLAQGALATARGGMSGPADKLRVQVAQFFAENLISETAALRSTVMEGAATLLAADAAYMES, from the coding sequence ATGTACAGATCTCCGGTATCTGAAATCGGTTTTACGCTGAAGCATGTCGCGGAATTCGACAGGGTCGCTGAAGCCTATGGTGGTGACGAGTTGAGCGACGACCTGGTCGACGCGATCCTTGAGGAGGCGGGACGCTTTGCGGCGGAGGAAATCGCGCCGCTCAACCAGATTGCCGACAAGCATGGAGCGCGCCTTGAGAACGGTGAGGTCACGACCCCACCTGGTTGGAAGGACGCCTATCACGCCTGGGCGGAAGGCGGCTGGAACGGACTGACTGCCTCGCCGGATTTCGGCGGGCAGGGCCTGCCGACCATGTTGTGGGTGGCCACCTATGAAATGTGGAACTCCGCTTCCATGGCTTTCGCCATCGGTCCGACGCTGACGGCGGGCGCGATCGAGGCGCTGAGCGCACATGCCAGCGAGGATCTTCAGGCCACCTATATGGAAAAGCTCGTGACCGGCGAGTGGATGGCGACGATGAACCTGACGGAGCCGCAGGCTGGCTCCGATCTCGCAGCCCTGCGCTCGCGCGCCGAGCGCAACGAGGACGGCACCTACTCCATCTTCGGTCAGAAGATCTTCATCACCTATGGCGAGCACGATCTGACCGACAACATCGTGCATCTGGTTCTGGCCCGGCTTCCCGACGCCCCCGCGGGCACTCGTGGCATCTCGCTCTTCCTGGTACCGAAATTCCTGCTCAATGCCGACGGGTCGCTGGGCGAGCGCAATGACGTGGCCTGCGCGTCCGTGGAGCACAAGCTCGGCATTCACGGCTCTCCCACCTGCACCATGGTTTATGGTGACAATGGCGGGGCGAAGGGATGGATCGTCGGTCAGGAGAACAAGGGCCTCGCCTGCATGTTCACGATGATGAACAACGCGCGGCTCGCGGTCGGCGTGCAGGGGCTTGGCGTTGCCGAGGCCGCGCTTCAGCGCGCGGTTGCCTATGCGCTGGACCGCCGTCAGGGCAAGGCGTCGGGATGGACGGGAGAGGGCATGGCCCCGATCGCCATGCATCCCGATGTGCGCCGCAATCTGATGACCATGCGGGCTTTGACCGGCGTTGCGCGCGCGCTCTGCTACCGTTGCGCCGCCGCCATCGATATGGCGCATCAAAGCGAAGGCGATGACAAGAAGCGCTGGAGCGAACGCGCGGCGCTGTTGACGCCCATCGCAAAGGCGATGCCCACCGATATCGGCGTGGACGTGGCGTCTCTCGGTGTGCAGATCCATGGCGGCATGGGCTATGTGGAAGAAACGGGCGCGGCCCAGTTGCTCCGCGACGCCCGTATCGCACCGATCTATGAAGGCACCAACGGGATCCAGTCCATCGATCTGGTCATGCGCAAGCTGCCGCTTTCAGAAGGCAACGAGGTGCGCGGCTTCATCGAGGAGCTTCGCGCCATCGTGAAGGAGGCTGGTGCTCAGAACGTCGATGGCTTTGCCGACATGGCTGCCAAGGTGGCTTCCTCGCTCGATGATCTGAGTACGGCGACCGACTGGTTGCTGGAGGTCCTCAAGGAGGGGCGCCACGACGAGGCTCTGGCCGGTGCCACACCCTATCTGCGCCTGTTTGGCCTGGCGTCCGGCGGCGCGTTTCTTGCGCAAGGTGCGCTGGCAACCGCGCGGGGCGGCATGAGCGGGCCCGCCGACAAGCTTCGGGTGCAGGTGGCACAGTTCTTTGCCGAGAATCTGATCTCGGAGACGGCGGCGCTGCGCTCCACCGTCATGGAAGGCGCGGCAACGCTTCTTGCGGCGGACGCCGCCTATATGGAGAGCTGA
- a CDS encoding NAD(P)-dependent oxidoreductase: MSVSGSLKGKTLFITGASRGIGLAIALKAAREGANVTIAAKTAEPHPKLAGTIYTAADEIEEAGGKALPLVVDVRDEESVAQAIEETVAAFGGLDILVNNASAIQLTNVRNTDMKRFDLMHQVNTRGTLMTSKYAIPHLEKAENPHILMLSPPLDMKEKWFASHTPYSIAKYGMSLVVLGLAGELRSSGIAVNALWPRTVIATAAIQNLLGGEAVMQTGRKPDIMADAAAEIFRKPARDFTGNFLIDDTVLAGEGWTDFDQYRIDPTQPLTPDFFVPDDDPAPVDLGPVAG; the protein is encoded by the coding sequence ATGAGTGTTTCGGGGAGCCTGAAGGGCAAGACGCTGTTCATTACTGGCGCATCGCGCGGGATTGGCCTTGCCATCGCGTTGAAGGCGGCACGAGAAGGCGCGAATGTTACCATCGCGGCCAAGACCGCAGAGCCCCATCCCAAGCTGGCGGGGACAATCTATACCGCGGCTGATGAGATCGAGGAGGCGGGCGGCAAGGCCCTGCCGCTGGTCGTCGATGTACGTGACGAGGAAAGCGTGGCGCAGGCCATCGAGGAGACGGTCGCCGCCTTTGGCGGGCTAGATATCCTCGTCAACAATGCCAGCGCCATCCAGCTCACCAATGTGCGCAACACCGACATGAAGCGCTTCGACCTGATGCATCAGGTCAATACGCGCGGCACGCTGATGACTTCGAAATATGCGATCCCGCATCTGGAGAAGGCGGAAAATCCGCACATCCTCATGTTGTCGCCGCCGCTCGACATGAAGGAGAAGTGGTTCGCCAGCCACACGCCCTATTCCATAGCGAAATATGGAATGAGCCTCGTCGTGCTGGGGCTGGCGGGCGAATTGCGCTCAAGCGGCATCGCGGTCAATGCACTGTGGCCGCGCACCGTCATTGCGACGGCGGCCATTCAGAACCTGCTGGGCGGTGAGGCCGTGATGCAGACGGGCCGCAAGCCGGACATCATGGCCGATGCGGCTGCGGAGATCTTCCGCAAGCCAGCCCGCGATTTCACAGGCAATTTCCTGATCGACGACACGGTCCTTGCAGGCGAAGGCTGGACCGATTTCGACCAGTACCGCATCGACCCCACACAGCCCCTGACACCCGATTTCTTCGTGCCGGACGATGACCCGGCTCCGGTGGATCTTGGGCCCGTGGCAGGCTGA
- a CDS encoding MBL fold metallo-hydrolase, producing MPCPGPSPEHHVLPLLHDRTFDPRYGEAVKLSPLVARLTAPNASPFTFHGTNTYLVGDRELAVIDPGPDDNAHVRAILDAAAGRPISHIVVTHTHRDHSPAARALKALTGAPIIGSGPHRPARPLNVGEVNPLDAGGDTEHVPDRELKDGEVLEGDGWSLETIETPGHTANHLAFACKEDGTLFSGDHVMAWSTSIVAPPDGAMADYMASLDRLMARAEEVYYPGHGGPVRDAPAYVAALKEHRLAREAAVLARIEAGDELIPQMVKVIYRDIDRSLHGPAALSVLAHVEDLVARGRVIADGVPSLTTHYTPA from the coding sequence ATGCCATGTCCCGGGCCCAGTCCGGAGCATCACGTCCTGCCCCTCCTTCATGACCGAACCTTCGATCCGCGTTACGGTGAAGCCGTAAAGCTGTCGCCGCTCGTTGCGCGTCTAACCGCGCCGAATGCGAGTCCTTTCACGTTTCACGGCACGAACACCTATCTGGTCGGCGATCGGGAACTGGCCGTGATCGATCCCGGTCCCGATGACAACGCTCATGTGCGCGCCATTCTGGACGCTGCCGCCGGGCGCCCGATTTCCCATATCGTCGTTACCCACACCCATCGCGATCATTCCCCGGCCGCGCGCGCGCTGAAGGCGCTGACGGGCGCCCCGATCATTGGCTCTGGGCCGCATCGTCCCGCACGGCCTCTCAATGTCGGAGAGGTCAATCCCCTGGACGCTGGCGGCGATACAGAGCACGTGCCAGACCGCGAACTGAAGGATGGGGAGGTGCTGGAGGGGGACGGCTGGTCGCTGGAAACGATCGAGACGCCCGGTCACACGGCGAACCACCTGGCTTTCGCCTGCAAGGAGGACGGGACACTCTTTTCCGGTGATCACGTAATGGCATGGTCGACCTCCATCGTCGCCCCGCCGGACGGGGCCATGGCGGACTACATGGCCTCGCTGGACCGGTTGATGGCTCGCGCGGAGGAGGTTTATTACCCCGGCCATGGAGGCCCTGTGCGCGATGCGCCGGCCTATGTGGCGGCCCTGAAGGAACATCGCCTGGCGCGCGAGGCGGCCGTTCTGGCGCGCATCGAGGCGGGGGACGAGCTTATTCCGCAGATGGTGAAGGTCATCTACCGCGATATCGACCGGTCCCTGCACGGTCCGGCGGCCCTGTCAGTGCTCGCCCATGTGGAGGATCTCGTCGCCCGAGGTCGCGTCATTGCCGACGGTGTTCCCTCGCTGACGACCCACTACACACCCGCCTGA
- a CDS encoding J domain-containing protein translates to MRDPYQVLGVSKSASEADIKRAFRKLAKQYHPDQNANDKSAQQKFSEVNQAYEIVGDKTKRAQFDRGEIDAEGKQRFQGFEGFGGAGGAGRGSGWGGFRQAGGGGAGSGGFDDILNEIFGGFGGARTKGAGAGMGGAGMGAGAGTGTRARPQRGEDVNVTARVTLKDYAHDGKARVTLPNGKTLNVTVPPGTQSGDQIRLKGQGNPGAHGAPAGDARVTIQFASHPHFTPEGSNLRLNLPITLYEAALGGKVRVPTLDNAVELTIPANSSGGRTLRLKGKGLPTKGGGHGDLMVTLRIVLPEGGDADLEALMRVWQSTKPYNPRSGME, encoded by the coding sequence ATGCGTGATCCGTACCAAGTTCTTGGCGTTTCCAAATCCGCGAGCGAGGCGGACATCAAGCGCGCATTCCGCAAGCTTGCCAAGCAGTACCACCCCGATCAGAACGCCAACGACAAGTCGGCCCAGCAGAAATTTTCCGAGGTCAACCAGGCCTATGAAATCGTTGGCGACAAGACCAAGCGCGCCCAGTTTGACCGCGGCGAGATCGATGCGGAAGGCAAGCAGCGTTTTCAGGGGTTCGAAGGCTTTGGCGGCGCAGGTGGCGCGGGCCGGGGCAGCGGCTGGGGCGGCTTCCGCCAGGCAGGCGGCGGCGGTGCCGGCAGCGGCGGCTTCGACGATATCCTGAACGAGATTTTCGGCGGCTTCGGCGGCGCGCGCACCAAGGGTGCGGGCGCAGGCATGGGCGGCGCTGGCATGGGTGCGGGAGCCGGAACCGGGACGCGTGCCCGGCCTCAGCGCGGCGAAGACGTCAATGTGACCGCCAGGGTCACGCTCAAGGACTATGCCCATGACGGCAAGGCCCGTGTGACCCTGCCCAACGGCAAGACGCTCAACGTGACGGTGCCGCCGGGCACACAGTCGGGTGATCAGATCCGTCTGAAGGGGCAGGGCAATCCCGGCGCGCACGGGGCGCCTGCTGGCGATGCGCGGGTGACGATCCAGTTCGCATCCCATCCGCATTTCACGCCGGAGGGCAGCAATCTGCGACTGAACCTGCCGATCACGCTTTATGAGGCGGCGCTTGGCGGCAAGGTCCGTGTACCGACACTGGACAATGCGGTGGAGCTGACCATTCCGGCCAATTCCTCCGGCGGACGTACGCTGCGCCTGAAGGGCAAGGGACTGCCGACCAAGGGCGGCGGTCATGGCGACCTGATGGTGACGTTGCGCATCGTGCTGCCGGAAGGCGGCGACGCTGATCTGGAAGCGCTGATGCGCGTGTGGCAGAGCACCAAGCCCTACAATCCGCGTTCGGGCATGGAATAA
- a CDS encoding RT0821/Lpp0805 family surface protein gives MSGQHATFYTLRTGWRQQRLVVTVIGLLALAGCGHISFPMGETAESEATGLKTASIKGMETPESESEVVETDRGVIASTLANAPADKNAEAAPNATQLAWVNPETGNQGTIFEIVDADPKGVHGCRKFSTTANTIEGVRAYSGIACPDSFDKWHVTVLKPADAGA, from the coding sequence ATGAGTGGTCAGCACGCGACGTTCTATACCCTTCGCACCGGATGGCGCCAGCAGCGTCTTGTGGTGACTGTTATCGGGTTGCTCGCGCTGGCGGGTTGCGGACATATCTCATTCCCGATGGGCGAAACTGCCGAGAGTGAAGCCACAGGTCTGAAAACCGCTTCCATAAAGGGCATGGAAACGCCCGAGAGTGAAAGCGAGGTCGTTGAAACCGACCGCGGCGTCATCGCCTCCACCCTTGCCAACGCGCCTGCGGACAAGAACGCGGAAGCCGCCCCCAACGCGACCCAGCTTGCCTGGGTGAACCCGGAAACGGGCAATCAGGGCACGATCTTCGAGATCGTTGACGCAGACCCCAAGGGCGTCCACGGGTGCCGCAAGTTCTCCACCACGGCCAATACGATCGAGGGTGTGCGCGCCTATTCCGGCATCGCCTGCCCGGACAGCTTCGACAAGTGGCACGTCACCGTGTTAAAGCCTGCTGACGCAGGTGCTTGA
- a CDS encoding L-threonylcarbamoyladenylate synthase, whose amino-acid sequence MTIWRIDPYSAELSETEGLRHAVDTVAAGDLVAVPTETVYGLAADATNPLACAKIYAAKGRPSFNPLISHFADTASARIHAVFDKRAEALAEAFWPGPLTLVLPRCEGSAICDLVTAGLDSVAVRVPDSPVMQMLSQVTGRPLAAPSANRSGRISPTTAAAVEEDLGDAVPVILDAGPTRVGVESTIIALIDEEARLLRPGGIAREEAERVLGGPLSGPTGSRGDAPAAPGMLLSHYAPRARVRLNAMSIAPGEAYLGFGPVPEIIAKTTSPRLNLSETGDLAEAAAHLFSQLRALDASGAPSIAVAPIPNTGLGEALNDRLSRAAADRTGAGARSG is encoded by the coding sequence ATGACTATTTGGCGCATCGACCCGTATTCTGCGGAATTGTCCGAAACGGAAGGCCTCCGACACGCAGTCGATACTGTCGCCGCAGGCGATCTCGTAGCCGTTCCAACTGAAACCGTCTATGGACTTGCCGCGGATGCAACCAATCCGCTGGCATGCGCTAAAATCTATGCCGCAAAGGGCCGCCCGAGCTTCAACCCGCTGATCAGCCACTTTGCCGACACCGCCAGCGCCCGTATTCATGCCGTGTTCGACAAGCGCGCGGAGGCCCTCGCGGAAGCTTTCTGGCCGGGGCCGCTGACACTTGTTCTGCCGCGCTGCGAGGGCTCTGCGATCTGCGATCTGGTGACCGCCGGGCTCGACAGCGTCGCGGTGCGCGTCCCCGACAGCCCCGTCATGCAGATGCTCTCGCAGGTTACGGGACGCCCGTTGGCGGCGCCCAGCGCCAATCGGTCAGGCCGAATCAGCCCCACCACTGCGGCGGCCGTCGAGGAAGACCTCGGCGACGCGGTGCCCGTCATTCTCGATGCCGGGCCGACACGTGTCGGGGTGGAATCCACCATTATCGCTCTGATCGACGAAGAAGCCCGCCTGTTGCGTCCCGGTGGAATTGCGCGCGAGGAGGCCGAACGCGTCCTGGGCGGGCCATTGTCGGGCCCAACCGGCTCGCGGGGCGATGCCCCCGCAGCTCCCGGCATGCTGCTTTCGCATTACGCGCCACGCGCCAGGGTTCGGCTCAACGCAATGAGCATCGCGCCGGGTGAAGCCTATCTCGGTTTCGGCCCCGTGCCGGAGATCATTGCCAAGACCACCTCCCCCCGCCTGAACCTGAGCGAAACCGGTGATCTCGCAGAAGCCGCTGCGCATCTTTTTTCGCAGCTGCGCGCGCTTGACGCCAGCGGCGCCCCATCCATTGCCGTTGCACCCATACCGAACACGGGGCTGGGCGAGGCGCTTAACGACAGACTTTCCCGCGCCGCCGCGGATCGCACAGGGGCAGGCGCACGCTCAGGCTGA
- a CDS encoding DUF1499 domain-containing protein has product MRKRLPIRRAKAASYSRFAGVVSIPVIGIAAALHRSGHLDTVALFSVLGFGFALALSAVVAAIAAVAAIWRRGAPGVGDAVFGLICGLIALTPAAAVTAAAILYPRLTDISTDLDSPPRLALSENRTQPDEHLRPAAQRAAYPDIVPRRFPVGTSQLYAAVEQVIEDQGWTIEAHLAPAMNDDPAVIRAQARTLLLGFVDDVTVRILPDAIGARLDIRSASRLGEHDLGTNARRIRSLLAGVDRVLTEAYGITEVQESDTAPAESVPLEYEKLDVGPDEPDVPVPGDKPEQLEAPVSG; this is encoded by the coding sequence ATGCGCAAACGCCTTCCGATCCGCCGCGCAAAAGCGGCGAGCTACAGCCGGTTTGCCGGTGTCGTGTCGATACCGGTCATTGGCATCGCGGCCGCTCTGCATCGCAGCGGCCACCTTGATACGGTCGCACTGTTTTCCGTGCTCGGCTTCGGCTTCGCACTGGCACTTTCGGCCGTGGTGGCGGCAATTGCCGCGGTTGCCGCGATCTGGCGCAGGGGCGCTCCGGGTGTGGGCGATGCGGTTTTCGGCCTCATTTGCGGCCTCATTGCGCTGACGCCCGCGGCTGCGGTGACGGCGGCGGCGATCCTTTATCCGCGGCTGACGGACATATCCACCGATCTGGACTCGCCGCCGCGGCTGGCGCTTTCGGAAAACCGCACCCAGCCTGATGAACATCTTCGCCCCGCTGCCCAGCGAGCAGCCTATCCTGATATCGTCCCGCGGCGCTTTCCGGTCGGCACTTCACAATTATACGCCGCGGTGGAACAGGTCATCGAAGACCAGGGCTGGACAATCGAAGCCCATCTCGCCCCGGCCATGAACGATGATCCCGCCGTCATTCGCGCGCAAGCGCGGACGCTGCTGCTGGGTTTCGTCGATGACGTGACCGTGCGCATCCTGCCCGACGCCATCGGCGCCCGGCTGGATATTCGCTCGGCCTCGCGTCTGGGCGAACATGATCTGGGTACCAACGCCCGGCGGATCCGTTCGCTTCTGGCGGGTGTCGACAGGGTGCTGACCGAGGCCTATGGCATCACCGAGGTTCAGGAAAGCGACACCGCGCCTGCCGAAAGCGTGCCGCTGGAATATGAAAAGCTGGATGTCGGGCCAGACGAACCCGACGTACCCGTTCCCGGTGACAAGCCAGAACAGTTGGAGGCCCCCGTCAGTGGCTGA
- the pdxH gene encoding pyridoxamine 5'-phosphate oxidase → MSETIKDPFEGLTKGNSAGNAEPFRIFSEWFVEAEKAESNDPNAMSVATVDENGLPNVRMVLLKEVDERGFVFYTNYESAKGRELLSSGKAALCFHWKSLRRCVRVRGPVVQVADEEADTYYASRARGSRIGAWASKQSRPLESRFALEKEVARYTAKFGFGEIPRPAHWSGFRVQPVEIEFWQDRPFRLHDRLVFKRDALDAAWTIQRLYP, encoded by the coding sequence ATGTCTGAGACGATCAAAGATCCCTTTGAAGGGTTAACAAAGGGTAATTCCGCAGGGAACGCGGAACCATTTCGCATTTTCTCTGAATGGTTTGTAGAGGCGGAAAAGGCTGAGAGCAACGATCCCAATGCGATGTCGGTCGCAACTGTGGATGAAAACGGCCTGCCGAACGTGCGTATGGTGCTGCTCAAGGAAGTCGATGAGCGCGGCTTCGTTTTCTACACCAACTATGAAAGCGCGAAAGGCCGGGAATTGCTGTCTTCCGGCAAGGCCGCCTTGTGCTTCCACTGGAAGAGCCTTCGCCGCTGCGTGCGGGTGAGGGGGCCGGTTGTGCAGGTGGCGGATGAAGAGGCGGATACCTATTACGCCTCGCGCGCCCGTGGCAGCCGAATCGGAGCCTGGGCCTCCAAGCAGTCGCGCCCGCTGGAAAGCCGTTTTGCGCTGGAAAAGGAAGTCGCCCGTTACACCGCGAAGTTCGGTTTCGGCGAAATTCCGCGCCCTGCGCACTGGTCGGGCTTCCGCGTCCAGCCCGTCGAGATCGAGTTCTGGCAGGACCGTCCTTTCCGTCTGCACGACCGGCTGGTCTTCAAACGGGACGCGCTCGACGCGGCATGGACCATCCAGCGTCTCTATCCCTGA
- a CDS encoding crotonase/enoyl-CoA hydratase family protein, whose product MDRPEKKNALTRVMYDQMAEALEDANTNDDVRVSMILGGPGAFTAGNDIADFLKFAQTGEGLGMEVIRFLKAIACSQKPVIAVVDGLAIGVGVTMLFHCDMVFATPRSQLKTPFLDLGLVPEAGSSLLAPALMGYQRAFEMLCLGVPFDADAAWRAGLVNHIVGEDVIEETAMQAVRLLASKPQEALALARNFMRGDRTAVTERLEAESAAFRVRLRSEEAQAALSAFMARSKT is encoded by the coding sequence ATGGATCGTCCCGAAAAGAAGAATGCCCTCACGCGGGTGATGTACGATCAGATGGCGGAGGCGTTGGAGGACGCCAACACCAATGACGATGTGCGGGTCTCGATGATCCTGGGCGGGCCGGGCGCTTTTACCGCCGGTAACGATATCGCCGACTTCCTCAAATTCGCCCAGACGGGCGAGGGGCTCGGGATGGAGGTGATCCGCTTCCTGAAGGCGATCGCATGTTCCCAAAAGCCGGTGATCGCGGTGGTCGACGGTCTCGCGATCGGTGTCGGGGTGACCATGCTCTTTCATTGCGACATGGTCTTCGCGACCCCGCGTTCTCAATTGAAGACACCGTTTCTCGACCTTGGGCTCGTTCCGGAAGCGGGGTCCTCGCTGTTGGCGCCTGCCCTCATGGGCTACCAGCGGGCTTTCGAGATGCTCTGTCTTGGCGTGCCCTTTGATGCCGATGCGGCATGGCGGGCTGGGCTCGTCAATCACATCGTTGGTGAGGATGTGATCGAAGAGACCGCGATGCAGGCTGTGCGACTTCTGGCTTCCAAGCCGCAGGAAGCTCTGGCCCTTGCGCGCAATTTCATGCGTGGAGATCGCACCGCGGTGACGGAGCGTCTGGAAGCGGAGAGCGCGGCGTTCCGCGTACGCCTGCGTTCTGAAGAAGCGCAGGCCGCTCTTTCCGCGTTCATGGCGCGCAGCAAGACCTGA
- a CDS encoding long-chain-fatty-acid--CoA ligase: protein MLGLMQNWPLTCNKILDHAATYHGNREVVSRLVEGPITRISYKDLRGRALQVAKRLEHDGIVFGDRCATLAWNTARHMEVWYGLLGIGAIYHTVNPRLFPDQIAWILNHAEDRFLFVDLTFLPIVEKIRDQLTTIEKIIVLTDAEHLPEAGLSVIAYEEWLAETDSDFAWKAFDENTAAGICYTSGTTGNPKGVVYSHRSNVLHAMAALQVDMLGLSSRDRVLPVVPLFHANGWSLAFSAPMAGAGLVMPGARMDGEAIWELLDTEKVTFTAAVPTVWLMLLDYLERTGKALPYLERVVIGGSACPRAMTEKFETNYDVRVIHAWGMTEMSPLGSVCTLKPEYADLEGEARLDIQEKQGHPPFTIEMKVTDDDGVERPWDGKTFGRLKVRGPAVTSSYFKGEGGEVLDEDGFFDTGDVAHIDAHGYMQITDRAKDVIKSGGEWISTIDLENIAVGHPEVAEAAAIGVAHPKWDERPLLVIVPREGTNPTREDLLAFMQGKIAKWWMPDDVVIVSEIPHTATGKIKKTALRESFSNYQLPTI, encoded by the coding sequence ATGCTCGGTCTGATGCAGAACTGGCCACTTACCTGCAACAAGATACTGGATCACGCCGCGACTTATCACGGCAATCGCGAGGTGGTCTCCCGCCTGGTGGAAGGCCCGATCACGCGCATTTCCTACAAGGATCTGCGCGGGCGCGCTCTGCAGGTCGCCAAACGGCTGGAACATGACGGCATCGTGTTCGGGGACCGCTGCGCGACGCTCGCGTGGAACACCGCCCGGCACATGGAGGTCTGGTACGGCCTTCTTGGCATCGGCGCGATCTACCACACCGTCAATCCGCGCCTTTTCCCCGATCAGATCGCCTGGATTCTCAACCACGCCGAGGACCGATTCCTTTTCGTCGACCTGACCTTCCTGCCCATCGTGGAGAAAATCCGGGATCAGCTGACGACCATCGAGAAGATCATCGTTCTGACCGACGCAGAGCACCTGCCGGAGGCCGGCCTGTCGGTCATCGCCTACGAGGAATGGCTGGCCGAGACCGACAGCGACTTCGCCTGGAAGGCCTTCGATGAAAACACCGCGGCCGGCATCTGCTACACCTCGGGCACGACGGGAAATCCCAAGGGCGTCGTCTATTCCCACCGCTCCAACGTGCTGCATGCCATGGCCGCGTTGCAGGTCGACATGCTGGGCCTGTCCAGCCGCGACCGGGTGCTGCCCGTTGTGCCGCTCTTTCACGCCAATGGCTGGTCGCTGGCCTTTTCCGCCCCGATGGCGGGGGCCGGCCTCGTCATGCCGGGCGCGCGGATGGACGGTGAGGCGATCTGGGAGTTGCTGGACACCGAGAAGGTCACCTTCACCGCCGCCGTCCCCACTGTCTGGCTGATGCTTCTCGACTACCTGGAGCGCACCGGCAAGGCCCTGCCCTATCTGGAACGCGTGGTGATTGGCGGCTCTGCCTGCCCGCGCGCCATGACGGAGAAATTCGAGACCAACTATGATGTCCGCGTCATTCACGCCTGGGGCATGACGGAAATGAGCCCGCTCGGTTCCGTCTGCACGCTGAAGCCGGAATATGCGGATCTTGAGGGAGAGGCGCGGCTCGACATTCAGGAAAAGCAGGGTCACCCCCCCTTCACCATCGAGATGAAGGTGACCGACGACGACGGTGTGGAACGTCCCTGGGATGGCAAGACCTTCGGGCGCCTGAAAGTGCGAGGCCCCGCGGTGACCAGTTCCTACTTCAAGGGCGAAGGTGGCGAGGTTCTGGACGAGGACGGGTTCTTCGATACCGGCGATGTCGCCCATATCGACGCGCATGGCTACATGCAGATCACGGACCGGGCCAAGGACGTCATCAAGTCCGGCGGGGAATGGATCTCCACCATCGATCTGGAGAACATCGCCGTCGGCCATCCGGAGGTGGCGGAAGCGGCCGCCATCGGCGTGGCCCATCCGAAATGGGACGAGCGCCCGCTTCTTGTGATCGTGCCGCGCGAAGGGACCAACCCGACGCGTGAGGACCTTCTCGCCTTCATGCAGGGCAAGATCGCAAAATGGTGGATGCCGGATGATGTGGTCATCGTGAGTGAAATCCCGCACACGGCGACCGGCAAGATCAAGAAAACCGCCTTGCGGGAGAGTTTCTCCAACTATCAGTTGCCAACGATCTGA